In one Bacillus thuringiensis genomic region, the following are encoded:
- a CDS encoding efflux RND transporter permease subunit yields MDRLTKFSLKNRAAIIIMIFLISILGVYSGSKLPMEFLPSIDNPAITVTTLSQGLDAETMTKDVTDPLEKQFRNLEHVDTITSSTYEGLSRIDIAYTSKANMKDAAREVEKAVNTIKLPKDVTKPVVSQLNTSMIPLAQITIQKQNGFSKADEKQIEKEIVPQLENIDGVANVMFFGKSTSELSIVLDPNQLKNKNVTSQQVLTVLQGKETSTPAGAITVNQEEYNLRVIGDIKNVNAIKNITVAPQVKLEDIAQIEIKQHYDTISHINGEEGTGLIIMKEPSKNAVAIGKEIDKKVKEIDKEYKDQFSIKLLASTHEQVENAVTNMGKEVILGAIAATLIILIFLRNFRTTLIAVVSIPLSILLTLFLLHQSNITLNILTLGGLAVAVGRLVDDSIVVIENIFRRLQKDSFSKDIILDATKEVAVAITSSTLTTVAVFLPIGLVSGAIGKLMLPMVLAVVYSILSSLIVALTVVPLMAFLLLKKTKHRKPSSSSRYVATLKWALSHKFIILLTAFLLFVGSIAAYILLPKANIKSEDDTMLSINMTFPADYNAESQKQKAFDFEKKLLSNSDITDVILRMGSSAEDAQWEQTTKNNLASIFVVFKKGSDIDQYIKELKKENKTFEPAELDYIKTSYSSSGGGNNLQFNVTATNEANLKEAATIVETKLKSMDDLSKVKTNLEDSKKEWQIHIDQTKAEQLGLTPEIAAQQVAFLMKKSPIGEITINNEKTTIMIEHKKENINKQEDILNTNILSPINGPIPLKDIATISEKQTQTEIFHKDGKETIQITAEASNEDLSKVNTAVNKAMTDLDLPSGAKVNIAGATESMQENFTDLFKIMGIAIGIVYLIMVITFGQARAPFAILFSLPLAAVGGILGLIISRTPVDVNSLIGALMLIGIVVTNAIVLIERVQQNREHGMETREALLEAGSTRLRPIIMTAITTIVAMLPLLFGQSQAGSMVSKSLAVVVIGGLAVSTVLTLVVVPVMYELLDKIGRKRRSRRKISTSTETPDI; encoded by the coding sequence ATGGATAGGTTAACAAAGTTTTCATTAAAAAACCGAGCTGCCATTATCATCATGATCTTTCTCATTTCCATACTCGGTGTTTATTCCGGCTCTAAATTACCTATGGAATTTTTACCAAGTATCGACAATCCGGCAATTACCGTCACAACCTTATCTCAAGGACTCGACGCTGAAACGATGACAAAGGATGTAACTGACCCTCTCGAAAAACAATTTCGCAATTTAGAACACGTCGACACCATTACTTCTTCTACATACGAGGGATTATCACGTATTGACATTGCGTATACATCAAAAGCAAACATGAAAGATGCAGCACGCGAAGTCGAAAAAGCCGTCAATACAATTAAATTACCTAAAGATGTAACCAAGCCCGTAGTTAGTCAATTAAACACTTCTATGATTCCACTCGCTCAAATTACTATCCAGAAACAAAACGGTTTTTCAAAAGCAGATGAAAAACAAATTGAAAAAGAAATCGTACCACAACTCGAAAACATTGATGGTGTTGCCAACGTTATGTTTTTCGGAAAATCCACCTCTGAATTATCTATCGTACTTGATCCGAACCAATTAAAAAATAAAAACGTAACATCACAGCAGGTACTAACTGTTTTACAAGGAAAAGAAACTTCTACTCCAGCTGGGGCAATTACTGTTAATCAGGAAGAATACAACCTCCGCGTCATTGGGGACATAAAAAATGTAAATGCCATTAAAAACATCACTGTGGCACCCCAGGTGAAATTGGAAGACATTGCTCAAATTGAAATTAAACAACACTACGATACAATCTCACATATAAACGGAGAAGAAGGCACAGGATTAATCATCATGAAAGAACCGAGTAAAAATGCAGTTGCCATTGGAAAAGAGATTGATAAAAAAGTTAAAGAGATAGATAAGGAATATAAAGATCAATTTTCTATTAAACTTTTGGCTTCAACCCATGAACAAGTTGAAAATGCTGTTACTAACATGGGAAAAGAAGTAATACTTGGAGCAATCGCTGCAACTCTAATTATCTTAATCTTTTTACGTAACTTCCGAACAACACTCATCGCTGTTGTCAGTATTCCATTATCTATTTTATTAACACTCTTTTTACTACATCAATCTAACATTACGCTTAACATTTTAACACTCGGTGGTTTAGCTGTTGCAGTTGGACGTCTCGTCGATGATAGTATCGTTGTCATCGAGAATATTTTCCGCCGTTTACAAAAAGATTCTTTCTCTAAAGATATCATTCTCGATGCAACGAAAGAAGTCGCAGTCGCAATTACTTCTTCTACTTTAACAACGGTTGCTGTTTTTTTACCTATCGGCCTCGTATCAGGAGCAATCGGAAAATTAATGTTACCTATGGTATTAGCAGTTGTATATTCTATTCTATCATCCTTAATCGTTGCACTAACAGTTGTTCCACTTATGGCTTTTTTACTACTCAAAAAAACAAAGCATCGAAAGCCAAGTTCTTCATCACGATATGTCGCTACGTTAAAGTGGGCTCTTTCTCATAAATTCATTATTCTACTTACTGCATTTTTATTATTTGTAGGATCAATTGCAGCCTATATATTACTACCGAAAGCAAACATAAAATCTGAAGACGACACAATGTTATCTATTAACATGACATTTCCAGCAGATTATAATGCTGAATCTCAAAAACAAAAAGCATTTGATTTTGAAAAGAAATTACTTTCTAATTCAGATATAACAGACGTTATTTTACGAATGGGATCTAGCGCAGAAGATGCACAATGGGAGCAAACAACTAAAAATAACCTCGCTAGTATATTCGTAGTCTTTAAAAAAGGTTCTGATATTGATCAATATATTAAAGAGTTAAAAAAGGAAAATAAAACTTTTGAGCCTGCTGAACTTGATTATATAAAAACAAGTTATTCAAGCTCTGGCGGCGGCAATAACTTACAATTTAACGTAACAGCTACTAACGAAGCGAATTTAAAAGAGGCGGCTACTATCGTTGAAACAAAACTAAAAAGCATGGATGATCTTTCTAAAGTAAAAACAAATTTAGAAGACTCTAAGAAAGAATGGCAAATTCATATTGATCAAACAAAGGCTGAACAACTAGGTTTAACACCAGAAATAGCTGCGCAACAAGTAGCATTCCTTATGAAGAAATCACCTATTGGCGAAATTACAATTAATAACGAAAAAACTACTATTATGATAGAACACAAAAAAGAAAACATTAATAAACAAGAAGATATTTTAAATACAAACATACTATCACCTATTAATGGCCCAATACCTTTAAAAGACATCGCAACTATTTCAGAAAAACAAACGCAAACAGAAATTTTCCATAAAGATGGAAAAGAAACAATCCAAATTACCGCCGAAGCTTCAAATGAAGATTTGAGCAAAGTAAACACAGCAGTAAATAAAGCGATGACTGACTTAGATTTACCTAGCGGTGCAAAAGTAAATATCGCAGGAGCTACTGAATCTATGCAAGAGAATTTTACGGATTTATTCAAAATTATGGGGATTGCAATCGGTATTGTATATTTAATTATGGTTATCACCTTCGGGCAAGCACGTGCTCCTTTTGCAATCCTATTCTCCTTGCCGCTAGCTGCTGTCGGTGGTATTTTAGGATTAATCATTTCACGAACACCTGTTGATGTAAATTCCTTAATTGGCGCATTAATGTTAATCGGTATTGTTGTTACAAACGCTATTGTATTAATAGAAAGAGTCCAACAAAATCGGGAACACGGAATGGAAACAAGAGAAGCCTTACTTGAAGCAGGTTCTACTAGACTACGCCCAATTATTATGACAGCTATTACAACAATCGTTGCTATGCTCCCACTCCTATTTGGCCAATCCCAAGCAGGAAGTATGGTATCAAAAAGTTTAGCCGTCGTTGTCATTGGTGGTTTGGCAGTCTCAACTGTTCTTACATTAGTAGTCGTTCCAGTTATGTATGAACTGTTAGATAAAATTGGGAGAAAAAGACGCTCCCGTAGGAAAATCAGCACTTCTACAGAAACACCTGATATTTAA